A genomic stretch from Lathyrus oleraceus cultivar Zhongwan6 chromosome 2, CAAS_Psat_ZW6_1.0, whole genome shotgun sequence includes:
- the LOC127119688 gene encoding uncharacterized protein LOC127119688, translating into MATAARAVIKKTKNILAGVTLLLRSTSHSSRSFIFKSPSPLSPPSSHSLPFSTPHTSFYRHFSLTHSGETSDDGASTDGWEEEDEAEPKIGDGGSGGGVALQNVPWGQRVLSIAEEVLMKFSEDIKLFAFKTSPRGYVYVRLDKLTSEYGCPSMEELESYNQEFKKRLDEVGALGDIPDDLALEVSSPGADRILKVPDDLTRFEDMPMRVSYTENIESNCREVDGVFFLDSIEKDSETCVWKLADVKENRDPTKKGKPLNRKQKDWRLRLSFDLHTMVTLYVDY; encoded by the exons ATGGCTACGGCGGCAAGAGCTGTAATCAAGAAGACGAAGAATATTTTGGCCGGTGTCACTCTTCTTCTACGCTCTACTTCTCACTCATCCCGCTCCTTCATTTTCAAAAGCCCTTCTCCTCTCTCTCCACCGAGTTCCCACTCTCTTCCGTTCTCAACTCCTCACACTTCATTCTATCGCCATTTTTCACTTACACATTCAG GTGAGACGAGTGATGATGGTGCAAGCACAGATGGATGGGAAGAAGAAGACGAGGCTGAGCCTAAG ATTGGTGATGGTGGGAGTGGTGGTGGAGTTGCCTTGCAAAATGTGCCTTGGGGTCAGCGAGTGCTATCTATTGCTGAAGAGGTCCTTATGAAGTTCAGTGAGGACATCAAACTCTTTGCTTTCAAAACTAGTCCTCGTGGATATGTTTACGTGAGATTGGACAAATTAACAAGCGA ATATGGATGTCCAAGCATGGAAGAGCTTGAGAGTTACAATCAGGAATTCAAGAAAAGATTAGATGAAGTTGGAGCACTTGGAGACATACCTGATGATTTGGCTCTCGAG GTTTCTTCCCCGGGTGCTGATAGGATACTGAAAGTGCCAGATGATCTCACTCGATTTGAAGACATGCCAATGAGAGTTTCCTATACAGAAAATATAGAGTCCAACTGCCGTGAAGTGGATGGAGTATTCTTTTTAGATTCTATCGAAAAAGACTCGGAGACATGTGTTTGGAAATTAGCAGATGTTAAAGAGAATAGAGATCCTACAAAAAAAGGCAAGCCATTGAATCGTAAACAGAAGGATTGGAGATTAAGATTGTCATTCGACTTGCATACAATGGTGACACTATATGTTGATTACTAG